From a region of the Sesamum indicum cultivar Zhongzhi No. 13 linkage group LG3, S_indicum_v1.0, whole genome shotgun sequence genome:
- the LOC105158055 gene encoding putative pentatricopeptide repeat-containing protein At5g08310, mitochondrial isoform X1 — protein sequence MYITRIPKNTHRVMLLFKSTNQSFMASTVCISISYCLHLIQRKPICSNARTTTVEASLISIFTRKPFCLESPELQELSSKLTPEIVETVLKSFRNWRLAQLFFSWASKQEGYSHSCYTYNALAAVLCNARQIAPLRELAESILISQCLWTPGAFGYFLRCLGSQGLIKEANYLFDQVKISGLCILNCYSYNCLLEVISNSGDVGLLEYRLNEMRDFGCPMDKHSLTPALQCYCSARMFDKALMVFNELNEKGWVDQHVLAILLVSYSKCGEVDTAFELIEWAERNLKISLNEKTLCVLIHGFVRENRVDKALELYYKMKILGILPDISVYDVLIKGLCKNREMGKALMLYMHMKESGISPDVQIICQLLSCISEERDMVQLLEDSWINLDMANRLLLYNSVLTGLVNGGNVDKAYHLLKATTVSGLNVSSQADKRVLIKEKPDTTCFQTVIDGLCKADKLDMALDLFHDMHRNGCQRTVLLFNNLIYCLSNADRLNECFDLLNEMKETELQPTHFTFNCILGCLCRREDVVGALSLLREMRICGHEPWIKNYTLLVKKLCEHGKAVEARIFLADMTKEGFLPDMIAYSATTDGFLNINELDQALKLFREICERGYCPDVVAYNTIIKGLCKAKRITEAEDILNEIFGKGLVPSVVTYNLLIDGWCKNGDTDQAVLWFSRMIDEELEPNVITYTTLIDGLCNAGKSDEALNLWTEMEDKGCDTNRIAYMALIHGLCKCRKPDVALVYFQKMEEKDMLPDSYIYRALIDAFAANSNMVMAHEVLEKMIKRGTGS from the coding sequence ATGTATATAACGAGAATCCCCAAAAACACTCATCGCGTTATGCTTCTCTTCAAATCAACCAACCAAAGTTTCATGGCGTCAACAGTCTGTATAAGCATAAGCTATTGCCTTCATTTGATACAAAGGAAGCCCATTTGCAGCAATGCTAGAACAACCACAGTTGAAGCGTCCCTCATCTCCATCTTTACAAGAAAACCCTTTTGTTTGGAGTCCCCTGAACTTCAAGAACTAAGCTCCAAGCTGACTCCGGAAATAGTCGAAACCGTCTTGAAATCTTTCAGAAATTGGAGATTAGCTCAGCTATTCTTCAGCTGGGCGTCGAAACAAGAAGGGTACTCGCACAGTTGTTATACGTATAATGCTTTGGCTGCTGTCCTCTGCAATGCTCGACAAATTGCCCCATTGAGAGAACTCGCTGAGAGTATATTGATTTCCCAGTGTCTTTGGACGCCTGGGGCTTTTGGATATTTTCTAAGGTGTCTAGGTAGTCAAGGTCTAATTAAAGAAgcaaattatttgtttgatcAAGTGAAAATATCTGGACTTTGCATTTTAAATTGCTATAGCTATAACTGTTTGTTGGAGGTTATCTCGAACAGTGGTGATGTTGGTTTGTTGGAGTACAGGTTAAATGAGATGAGAGATTTCGGTTGTCCTATGGATAAGCATTCTCTGACACCAGCATTGCAGTGCTATTGCAGTGCCAGAATGTTTGATAAGGCTTTGATGGTTTTTAATGAACTGAATGAGAAGGGTTGGGTTGATCAGCATGTCTTGGCTATTCTACTTGTGTCTTATAGCAAGTGTGGAGAAGTGGATACAGCCTTTGAATTGATTGAGTGGGCAGAGAGGAATCTCAAGATTAGCTTGAATGAGAAGACATTATGTGTTTTGATTCATGGGTTTGTGAGGGAGAATAGAGTGGATAAAGCTCTAGAgctatattataaaatgaaaatacttGGCATTTTGCCAGATATTTCTGTTTATGATGTGCTAATTAAAGGTTTATGTAAGAATAGGGAGATGGGAAAAGCCCTAATGCTGTACATGCACATGAAGGAATCAGGAATTTCTCCTGATGTTCAAATAATTTGCCAGCTTTTATCATGCATCTCAGAAGAGAGAGACATGGTTCAATTGCTTGAAGATAGTTGGATTAATTTGGATATGGCGAATAGGTTGCTGCTATATAATTCTGTTCTGACAGGTCTTGTTAATGGTGGTAATGTTGATAAAGCTTATCATCTGCTGAAGGCAACTACGGTATCCGGTTTGAATGTAAGTAGTCAAGCAGATAAAAGGGTCTTGATTAAGGAAAAGCCTGATACAACTTGTTTTCAAACTGTGATTGATGGTTTGTGCAAAGCTGATAAATTAGATATGGCCCTGGATCTGTTCCACGATATGCATAGAAATGGTTGCCAACGTACcgttttactttttaataatttaatctattGCTTGAGCAATGCTGATAGGTTGAATGAGTGCTTTGATCTCCTGAACGAGATGAAGGAGACAGAGCTCCAGCCGACACATTTCACCTTCAATTGCATACTTGGGTGCTTATGCAGGCGAGAGGATGTTGTAGGAGCTCTTAGTTTGTTGAGGGAGATGCGTATTTGTGGGCATGAGCcttggataaaaaattatacgcTGCTTGTTAAGAAACTATGTGAACACGGGAAGGCAGTTGAGGCCCGTATTTTCCTTGCTGACATGACTAAAGAAGGATTCCTCCCTGATATGATCGCGTACTCTGCAACAACCGATGGTTTCCTCAATATCAATGAATTGGATCAAGCTCTGAAGCTATTCAGAGAAATTTGTGAACGAGGTTATTGTCCTGATGTAGTTGCCTATAACACTATCATTAAGGGGCTCTGTAAAGCCAAAAGGATAACAGAAGCTGAAGACATTCTGAATGAGATCTTTGGTAAGGGACTCGTTCCATCAGTAGTTACCTACAACTTGCTGATTGATGGTTGGTGCAAAAATGGTGACACTGATCAGGCTGTCCTATGGTTTTCAAGGATGATAGACGAAGAACTGGAACCAAATGTCATTACATACACAACTTTAATAGATGGATTATGCAATGCTGGAAAATCAGATGAAGCTCTTAACCTTTGGACTGAAATGGAGGATAAGGGATGTGACACTAATAGAATTGCTTATATGGCTCTTATTCATGGGCTTTGCAAGTGCCGGAAGCCGGATGTTGCTCTGGTCTATTTCCAGAAGATGGAAGAGAAGGACATGTTACCTGATAGTTACATTTACAGAGCTTTAATAGATGCTTTTGCAGCTAATTCAAACATGGTCATGGCTCATGAAGTATTAGAAAAGATGATCAAGCGTGGCACTGGTTCTTGA
- the LOC105158054 gene encoding uncharacterized protein LOC105158054 — translation MGETRGCAVYSIFLLWMTLQLCCATSSPSQSQTNQGTDVAAPREEQTEVHCSRERSRAAWKIIEEYLMPFMEKQKYQLSSQCRLHPSNDIFRDQEKHKSHIDINEWRCGYCKKIFRAEKYLDQHFDNRHYNLLNVSHGKCLADLCGALHCDFVMNSQSLKTKCNPAAAARNRHLCENLADSCFPINEGPSATRLHEFFLRQFCDAHTCSRARKPFSRGGRKRTSVFYLAISVLVLMFLPLFYLIVYLYQREMKTQTTQLKRISKHGRKPKPS, via the exons ATGGGAGAGACTAGAGGATGCGCTGTTTACAGTATTTTTCTGCTTTGGATGACTCTGCAGCTCTGTTGTGCTACTTCATCTCCTTCTCAATCACAAACCAACCAG GGTACTGACGTTGCTGCCCCAAG AGAAGAGCAGACTGAAGTTCATTGTTCCCGAGAGAGGAGTCGAGCAGCCTGGAAAATAATAGAGGAG TATCTCATGCCTTTTATGGAGAAGCAAAAGTATCAACTTTCAAGCCAATGCAGACTTCATCCAAGCAACGATATATTTAGAGACCAAGAGAAGCATAAGAGTCATATCGACATAAATGAGTGGCGATGTGGGTATTGTAAGAAAATTTTCCGAGCTGAAAAGTATTTGGATCAACATTTTGACAACAGGCACTACAATCTTCTAAATGTT AGTCATGGCAAGTGCTTGGCGGATCTATGTGGAGCTTTACATTGTGATTTTGTGATGAATTCACAATCTCTTAAAACCAAGTGTAATCCTGCTGCTGCTGCGAGGAACCGTCACTTATGTGAG AATCTTGCTGACAGCTGTTTTCCCATTAATGAGGGACCCTCAGCAACTCGTCTTCATG AATTTTTCTTACGCCAATTCTGTGATGCCCACACTTGCTCAAGAGCAAGAAAACCTTTCTCTAGGGGAGGCAGG AAGCGTACCAGTGTCTTCTACTTGGCAATTTCAGTACTGGTTTTGATGTTCCTTCCTTTATTCTACTTGATTGTATATTTGTATCAGAG AGAAATGAAAACCCAAACAACACAGCTCAAGCGCATCTCAAAACATGGAAGAAAACCAAAGCCCTCTTGA
- the LOC105158055 gene encoding putative pentatricopeptide repeat-containing protein At5g08310, mitochondrial isoform X2, whose amino-acid sequence MYITRIPKNTHRVMLLFKSTNQSFMASTVCISISYCLHLIQRKPICSNARTTTVEASLISIFTRKPFCLESPELQELSSKLTPEIVETVLKSFRNWRLAQLFFSWASKQEGYSHSCYTYNALAAVLCNARQIAPLRELAESILISQCLWTPGAFGYFLRCLGSQGLIKEANYLFDQVKISGLCILNCYSYNCLLEVISNSGDVGLLEYRLNEMRDFGCPMDKHSLTPALQCYCSARMFDKALMVFNELNEKGWVDQHVLAILLVSYSKCGEVDTAFELIEWAERNLKISLNEKTLCVLIHGFVRENRVDKALELYYKMKILGILPDISVYDVLIKGLCKNREMGKALMLYMHMKESGISPDVQIICQLLSCISEERDMVQLLEDSWINLDMANRLLLYNSVLTGLVNGGNVDKAYHLLKATTVSGLNVSSQADKRVLIKEKPDTTCFQTVIDGLCKADKLDMALDLFHDMHRNGCQRTVLLFNNLIYCLSNADRLNECFDLLNEMKETELQPTHFTFNCILGCLCRREDVVGALSLLREMRICGHEPWIKNYTLLVKKLCEHGKAVEARIFLADMTKEGFLPDMIAYSATTDGFLNINELDQALKLFREICERGYCPDVVAYNTIIKGLCKAKRITEAEDILNEIFG is encoded by the exons ATGTATATAACGAGAATCCCCAAAAACACTCATCGCGTTATGCTTCTCTTCAAATCAACCAACCAAAGTTTCATGGCGTCAACAGTCTGTATAAGCATAAGCTATTGCCTTCATTTGATACAAAGGAAGCCCATTTGCAGCAATGCTAGAACAACCACAGTTGAAGCGTCCCTCATCTCCATCTTTACAAGAAAACCCTTTTGTTTGGAGTCCCCTGAACTTCAAGAACTAAGCTCCAAGCTGACTCCGGAAATAGTCGAAACCGTCTTGAAATCTTTCAGAAATTGGAGATTAGCTCAGCTATTCTTCAGCTGGGCGTCGAAACAAGAAGGGTACTCGCACAGTTGTTATACGTATAATGCTTTGGCTGCTGTCCTCTGCAATGCTCGACAAATTGCCCCATTGAGAGAACTCGCTGAGAGTATATTGATTTCCCAGTGTCTTTGGACGCCTGGGGCTTTTGGATATTTTCTAAGGTGTCTAGGTAGTCAAGGTCTAATTAAAGAAgcaaattatttgtttgatcAAGTGAAAATATCTGGACTTTGCATTTTAAATTGCTATAGCTATAACTGTTTGTTGGAGGTTATCTCGAACAGTGGTGATGTTGGTTTGTTGGAGTACAGGTTAAATGAGATGAGAGATTTCGGTTGTCCTATGGATAAGCATTCTCTGACACCAGCATTGCAGTGCTATTGCAGTGCCAGAATGTTTGATAAGGCTTTGATGGTTTTTAATGAACTGAATGAGAAGGGTTGGGTTGATCAGCATGTCTTGGCTATTCTACTTGTGTCTTATAGCAAGTGTGGAGAAGTGGATACAGCCTTTGAATTGATTGAGTGGGCAGAGAGGAATCTCAAGATTAGCTTGAATGAGAAGACATTATGTGTTTTGATTCATGGGTTTGTGAGGGAGAATAGAGTGGATAAAGCTCTAGAgctatattataaaatgaaaatacttGGCATTTTGCCAGATATTTCTGTTTATGATGTGCTAATTAAAGGTTTATGTAAGAATAGGGAGATGGGAAAAGCCCTAATGCTGTACATGCACATGAAGGAATCAGGAATTTCTCCTGATGTTCAAATAATTTGCCAGCTTTTATCATGCATCTCAGAAGAGAGAGACATGGTTCAATTGCTTGAAGATAGTTGGATTAATTTGGATATGGCGAATAGGTTGCTGCTATATAATTCTGTTCTGACAGGTCTTGTTAATGGTGGTAATGTTGATAAAGCTTATCATCTGCTGAAGGCAACTACGGTATCCGGTTTGAATGTAAGTAGTCAAGCAGATAAAAGGGTCTTGATTAAGGAAAAGCCTGATACAACTTGTTTTCAAACTGTGATTGATGGTTTGTGCAAAGCTGATAAATTAGATATGGCCCTGGATCTGTTCCACGATATGCATAGAAATGGTTGCCAACGTACcgttttactttttaataatttaatctattGCTTGAGCAATGCTGATAGGTTGAATGAGTGCTTTGATCTCCTGAACGAGATGAAGGAGACAGAGCTCCAGCCGACACATTTCACCTTCAATTGCATACTTGGGTGCTTATGCAGGCGAGAGGATGTTGTAGGAGCTCTTAGTTTGTTGAGGGAGATGCGTATTTGTGGGCATGAGCcttggataaaaaattatacgcTGCTTGTTAAGAAACTATGTGAACACGGGAAGGCAGTTGAGGCCCGTATTTTCCTTGCTGACATGACTAAAGAAGGATTCCTCCCTGATATGATCGCGTACTCTGCAACAACCGATGGTTTCCTCAATATCAATGAATTGGATCAAGCTCTGAAGCTATTCAGAGAAATTTGTGAACGAGGTTATTGTCCTGATGTAGTTGCCTATAACACTATCATTAAGGGGCTCTGTAAAGCCAAAAGGATAACAGAAGCTGAAGACATTCTGAATGAGATCTTTG GATGA